The DNA segment AAGCGCTCCAATCTTTGTCTgccttaaatttttatattcctAACTCCTCCAATTTCACTCCTAGATGAGTTTCTTCTCCGTTTTTTGTCTCTCCCCAACTGGTTTTTAGGGCTTCAATTTCAGTTTTAATCATTACGTGTCTTGGATTTGAGTTTCAGTCATTGGGTTTTGTTTATATCAGTTTGCTTCTTCATATATACTTTGCTTGTAGTTACACTGAGAATGCGTACAAGGTGTTTGAGTTAATGAAGCAAAGAAATCTGTGGAGAAGAGTGTCAAGACCATGAGAAACAAAAGAGAGCAAACTAACAAACTAGCAATGATCAGAATTAATTTAGCAGACTTAATTAGTAGTAAGTTTGTAAGATGACAGATGATGAAGGGTTGGAAATGAGAGTTGTTCACGGAGGACCATCAAAGTTCTTCATTCATTCTATACTACATTCTCGTATCGCCAACCGTAGGCACCTCCACCTCCTCTGCCGCACCTCCCAAGTGCGGCTCCCATCAACCGCACGACCAACTGCGGCGAGCACCAGCGCACCTCCACTTCCTCTACCGCACCTCGCGAAAGCGGCTAACAACAGTCGCAACTCCCAAGTGCGGTTCTGCAAACAGCAATAGCCGCATCTCCCAAGTGCGGCTCCCCTCAAATGCACCTCCCAACTGCGTTTCTCAGCGATCAACGCCACTCTGTCCCATATCTGAACCCAGATCAACCAACCCAACCAAATCAATCCTCAACCCCAACCCCAAATCAATCCCCAACCCCAAAAACAGCAACCAGTAACAACATATAACCAAACATGCATTAtataatttcaagaaaaataacaacTTATCATACACCTAACCACCACAGTAACAACACGCGAAACggaggagaggaggaagagaagagaaacaaaaatgGGATGTACAATATGAGGATTGATGCGGCGGAAGAAGGGATGTaggtttttaaaatatgaaatatgaagTGCGGAGAGGGGAGAAAGGGGGTGTAGGAGGAGGGTTGATTAACAGTCAGcttttgtttaatttcaaaatattcctCTGACAGGAGAGGTGCAGAGACAGTGAGGTGTAGGGAGAAACACTCATTCATTCTCTAATCAGTTGAGGagctaaaaaaaatgaaattttttcatTCTCTTGGATAATAACAGGTTgagataaaatagaataatgatactttcatatcaattttttttttacactcatttggtaatatttctttatacttttcactcttttttttagggttaaatatgtttttagtccttatactttggggcgattttggttttagtccattttcaaactaaggtacaatttagtctttcaactttagaaaactctggttttagtcctttttaccaaatttttttaactttatttgttgtttccaaagcgtttctcagttaacattgaagcaaaaatgtgtcaaacagtgtaaacaatccaaatactataatgaaacgtgcttgaaatagcaaataaagtttaaaatatttggtaaaaatgactaaattgtaccttgatttgaaaatggactaaaaccaaaatagccccaaaatataggaactaaaaacatatttaaccattttttttaaatataaaaaataacttttattaagattgtttacttttataaaagttgttaaatgatagtcaaatattatcaaagaaattttctttataaaaaaattatatcaatatattaattattatatcttaAGTATGGTCCTTGATTTTggaacataatattttttttttcattttattcttaaaaagtgttttaaaatattaaaagaagaaaaatacatttaaattatcattaatctcaactaaaatgtaagaaaacataaagtaaattaagtttatgaaagttaatgcaaataaaaaactaatcaaCTATTAGTCTATGCATGCGTGTTTAACAAGCCCAAATGGATCAACCAAAATGGCTACAAATGAAATTTTCAAGAGAGATTTTGCACAAACTCCATTGCattcatacaaattatttttactaatacAGTCCAAATCTACATCCTTTTGACATTGTTTCATCAAACATGAACAGAACATATTGCACACAGAATGCTATAACATGCAATAACACCACAAGGGTGTATCATGATTTATCCAAATATACACTTTCAAGTTCTACTAATTGAGTCATTTGATCACTGAAATTTCACAACAACACAAGAGATATCATCTGAGCTTTTCCTGTTAAGTGCTTCTTCAGTAAGGATCTTTGCTGCAGAGCGAGCATCCTTAACATCTCTGATTGCATCAACTGCTTCTTGATTTGTCATCACCTTCAATAATTTCAATGAATATGATGATCAGTGCAGAATATGCAAGTATCTTGGAGtgtagaaaaacaaaaacacacattCATTAGTTGTTGAGAATGTTATCTTGTTTAGTTTATTGAATATTACCTTCCATAACCCATCACTGGCTAAGATAACAAACTCTGCATCATCACCTATCAACTCCACAATCACATGTGGTTCTGAGCTCAAGTGTACCTTCAGGCTTTTGTCACCGAATGCCCTTGAGACTGCCAACTGACCATCAACTCGTGGAACGTCCCCTGATTCAATCAGAAAAGTAGTATCCTTAGCACTGAATGTAGGGATTTTTCTAGGGAAATAGACCCGAAAAAATGAGACTTGAATCAATCATATAAGAGGTGAGATTAAGACTGTGTCTGAACATTTTTTATCGTTATATGTTAGAAgtagactttaaacctaactcaatcccacaaaactggcttgtaagaaAAGATTTACACTtatataaattggtcttatctctagccGACATAGTATGCCAGTACTCACTCTTATTTCTATCTCTCTTATGTGGATTAAAAGAGTGGTATCCTTTGCACTGAATTATTGAAATGAATGTTGGGATTTTTCTAGGAAGATAAATGGGAAAGAATGACATGAGTCAATGCAAAGACTgtatttgtatgtttttctttttctttttttctttatatattactCAACTTTCTTATTTCTTTGACAACTCATTCTTGGATTTCTAAGACACTCTTTACATACTATTACCAACAACCTCTTCTAAAATGTGTATTTACAAAATATGTCATGATAAAGATAGCACTGTAATAATATAGAAGTCAGATGTTTGTATAGGAATGTTCAGTATTATTCTGTCAAAAAAAATTGCTTCCTTTGAATTCCTTATTTATGGaaatcattattaataaaaatgtctAAGTGATACTCACTTAAAAGGAAACTAATAAcacatgacatttttttttggaaaaaaagatAACCATATATcttcataaataaaagaaaagcataaaggacaaaattgattttctaagGACTGAAAGACTTCtgttagaaacaaaaaaaactaaaagccaacaattttatattttgagaataTGTAAACATCAAACCTTAATAACATGCTAACAAGTAAAACTAAAACCTCGGATAAGGGGATGATATTGTGCAACACTAGATCAAGATGAAGGTAAAAAACCATAcaacattttaaaatgtaattggtACCTGGGAAGTTTGACACAAAACCACCTCTGTTTTTTATATCCTCACTTTCTACACTTGGTTCATGATCCACTGATAGTTGTTTGGCCTGGCCATTCTGGCACAAGACAGCCCTGGAATCTCCAATATTGGCCACTACTAACTTCTGACAGTTGATCAATATTGCAGTAACTGCAGTTGAACCCCCTCGACCCAGTTCACCTGATTTGTCTAAAATAGTAGAATCAGTTATACTATATGCACTCTTCACAGCATCAGCAGGTTCTGTCCAGAACTTAGGCTACATGAAGAAATGGGGAAAACCTGAGTTATAGACATGCATTGTATTTAAAGACTTtcattttgggttaaatatgttttctgtTCCatactatattataaaaaaattgtatttcatccttaaaataaattataaagtatttagtccctatattttattttatgaaagtgTAAAACATCTTTTCCAACAAAGGACATGTGGAGTGTTTCCAGAGTTTCAtagtaaactaaaatataaccTTTACATGTCATTTGTTAGGAAAGATGTTTTACATTTACTTTCATAAAGTAAAGAGActaaatactttataatttagtttagggactaaacaatttttcataatgaaaaacatattaacCATTTACTTTTTAATACTAACGTTTTTCATGTTGATAATTACCTAgaatttaaagtaattattacaTAGTACATGATAATCTACAATAGATTATGTTTCACACCAAACAGCTCAATGATCAAGTAACAACAATTAAAGATTATGAACCCACATTACCTCTTTCAAGATGTTATCAAACAAATGAGTTTTCAAGTAATCAGGCACACTTTGACCTGAGTGGCCATCAAATATAGCAAATAAGCCCAATTCATTGTTATCAACTTGCTTAAACTGAGCAACAACATAGTCTTCCATGGCATGACCAGATCTTCCCTTTACCAAGTGAAAGCCATGAGTAATGTGCTTCTTCATCTTGCTCTTTCCTTTACCTGAATCAGAATCAGATGGCCCCAAAACTTTTTCCTGTAAGTAACATATTCAGGTTACAACACATTCACAACCGAAAAACTCAAAAATTGAGTTATTGATCGAATGAGAATCAGGTCCAAGAGAAACAtctaagtgaacttttgaactCATCTTACTCCAAGAAAGACTAACACAGGCAATTTATCTATCAAAGCTGTATTTCTTGAAGCTTTGTGTGATTGTTAAGTTCTAAGACACTACTGAGctgtatttcaaaaattaatagcTGTTTTCTAAGACTGTACTGCATTTTCTAAGACCATGTTGCTTTTAAACACATAGCATAGCATAAATCTGCTTAATTCATATTAGGTAGCTAGATTTAACAACTGGCAGAGATGATTTTAAGGGCAACCGCCCCATCATAAGGGCTACAACTGACTTTTCCCATTCCTCGTGTGTTCCAGGTCAAAAACACAAACTGAGGTATTGGACCCGTGATTCACCCTCCAACAGTAATTTGATTCTGAAGTTACAGATCACCACATAAAAGTTGATGATCTTTTCTAACCTCTGTGACAAGTAACCTCCCAACCATCTCCATTAACCAACCAACTTAACACCTAAAATATGATCATTCACACACTAATTGACCAATACTCTAAAACCATTGAATTGTTATGCCATATAAACCTGCAGTGCAATTACAAAGATTATAAATGGAGCCACCGAGAGGTATTGAAAGCCATCAAGTTAATTCGGTGGCATAAATTTTCACGTAGAGGTTGATAAATTAAGGTTCCTAGGTACAAGAATATCTGCTAGAGCTTCTCTGTTGAGAATATAGAGCTTTCTTCTGATagaaaaattcttaaaagttCTTCTAACTTTGTATCCAGATAGAATCTCAGTATTTATGATAGGTTATATCACCAATCAACAATGACCAAGTAATAGTCATTTTCCCTTTAAGATGGTCTTAACCTTAAAATCTAAGGTATAGATAGCACATTCCCTATATTCAACTTTTAAGGGTAAGATAGCTCATCCATATAAttcaactataaaaaaattaagactttAGGACTAAAATTGTTAAAGGATAGAAAATttgtaacaaaattataaaggGTTGGCTCTGATATGATATATATTAGGGAATTTAAGCCTAATTGGGTTCATAGAAgtgtatatttgaaattttgaaatcgGTATTATCTCTACTTCAGATAAATCTCCAATAAAAGGAAGGCACTGTTGGAGTTAATGAAGAAAGCGCCACAGTAAAACTACATTCCCTACCACAAAAGGCATGGAATATAATTACAGGGTTTATCAAAAGCAGTCCACTGAACTGATAGACAAAGATCAAAACGGTAAAATGAACAGAAACCAAATTGTTAGTCATTGTAACGAAACAAAGCCAAAAAGAAGAgagcaaaatgaaaaaaaacaaaaaaaaagagtaagaaTGCTTAAATAAGgtgaaaaaacaaaagggtACCTTCATCTTATGAAGGATTTCTTTGCCGGTCATAGTGAAGGgcttaaataaagatataaaaggAAAGTGAGAGTAGCCACGTAGAGCAGGGTGTGatgttttttatgtatattttttagttgACGCAATGAGGAAGAGTAAGAAGAAGACAGAGAAGCGAAGAGGCGAAGAGGTGAAGAGGTGAAGAGGCAGCGAGCGAAGGAAGAAGGGATTTTGagggaagaaaaaggaaaaaaggagaGTGAGATTTGCtgtgttgtgttgttttgtgAAAGTTGATGATGTCGCGTTGACACGACTTCCTGTTACTTCCCAATACCATGCCGCGTACGTCGCAATTACAATGACGCGTTCGCGCCTACACGTGGCGCCGTCTCGTTGATCTGTTTTCTCCGTAGGGCTTCGCTTTCTCTGCTTTTGAGTTAATCATTAATAAAGTACGGTCTTATCAGAAAacgaaagaaatgaaaaataatatatttatatatgtaattatttatttccaGCTTGGTAGTATTTAAATATCTTCAAAAAGGGGAATTAGTTTCCTGCGTAATAATtcaatttgttaataaattgcCTGACAAGAAAGGGAGAAACTAAGAAATTAGaactgtcaaaacgggtaatctggctcgacccggcccagcccaccacgggttggtcacttagtggccaacccaacccggttaatttattagcgagccagaaaaacttaaacccggctcaacccaccacgggttggtgggtaaacgggttggctcactagcccatttaattacattttttctaaataaaaaaaaaataaaaaaatacaaaatttctgtaatttaaatttaaacaaatttcattcgcaaaaaattatgttaaagacaattcaaaataataataaatagtacaatataatccaaatgtcatccaaaaacaaacacaaaaaacatacaaataaataagtttcttatattcatcattatttgttccttatccatttacgacattagaatcttgaatagataaatccataatattatgctctcttgaatcatcttctttatctccatttacaattcaagaaaaaaaaaagtgttaactaatgatattgaaacacaaatagtaaataattaaataaattccacagtactaataataatgttacCTGTTAATTCAAAACCATGTAAccaattttgagttaaaatgaGTGCCTCAACATTCTCTGGAAGAATGGAGGAACGATATTTGGTTAGCACACGAGAACCAAGACTAAAGGCAGACTCACTAGCAACTGTTGTGATTGGAATGCTAAGAATGTCACAAGCCATCTTAGATAAGTTTGGATATCGATCTCGACGATCCCTCCAATAACCCAATACATCcaacttttcaaaaaattttggCTCAAGATTCCCTTCATCTAAATAAAGGTCCAATTCAGACCTTCCAGTGTCATTAACATGTTGGCTCAAATAATCCACATATTCCTAAAACATcatgaaacatatttaatatgtcATTCATCATAAGtaagaaataaagtaaaataagttGAGAATTAAAAACTTACATCAAATGCATCCATCACCGGCTCATCATTAGTAAAAGAAGGTTGTGTTGGAAGGGAAACTTGAGAACTTGAAGTGTTTGAAtcaattgaatttgatttgacaTATTCTTCAAACAACTTATGCATGTTatcctttaaaaaattaatcttttcttcACAAGTAGAAGGATTAATCTTTCTATAACAAAATCGAATGGCTTCAAACTTCATCCGTGGATCAAGAATAGCCGCAATAGCAAGAATGTCACAATATTGATCCCAATACTTACTAAACTTGTTCATCATACTCAATGACATATCTTTAATCGTCGGATCATCACTTTTAACATTGTCCAGCAACAAACATTCAATTTTCCAAACTTGCATGAAGTAACGATTAGAAGTTGGATAAGAAGAACCTNAAATCAAATTAGTCATGACATAAAATGGCTTCAAGAACTCACACATTTTTTCAGCCCTTTTCCACTCATCATTTGAGAGAGAATGAACATAGTTTCTATCACGGATAGCCAAACTTCCAAAGGCACGTCGATATCTAATTGCACTCTCAAGCATAAGATAGGAAGAATTCCATCTAGTAGGAACATCCATTC comes from the Vigna radiata var. radiata cultivar VC1973A chromosome 2, Vradiata_ver6, whole genome shotgun sequence genome and includes:
- the LOC106756591 gene encoding probable protein phosphatase 2C 39 isoform X2, with amino-acid sequence MTGKEILHKMKEKVLGPSDSDSGKGKSKMKKHITHGFHLVKGRSGHAMEDYVVAQFKQVDNNELGLFAIFDGHSGQSVPDYLKTHLFDNILKEPKFWTEPADAVKSAYSITDSTILDKSGELGRGGSTAVTAILINCQKLVVANIGDSRAVLCQNGQAKQLSVDHEPSVESEDIKNRGGFVSNFPGDVPRVDGQLAVSRAFGDKSLKVHLSSEPHVIVELIGDDAEFVILASDGLWKVMTNQEAVDAIRDVKDARSAAKILTEEALNRKSSDDISCVVVKFQ
- the LOC106756591 gene encoding probable protein phosphatase 2C 39 isoform X1, which encodes MTNNLVSVHFTVLIFVYQFSGLLLINPEKVLGPSDSDSGKGKSKMKKHITHGFHLVKGRSGHAMEDYVVAQFKQVDNNELGLFAIFDGHSGQSVPDYLKTHLFDNILKEPKFWTEPADAVKSAYSITDSTILDKSGELGRGGSTAVTAILINCQKLVVANIGDSRAVLCQNGQAKQLSVDHEPSVESEDIKNRGGFVSNFPGDVPRVDGQLAVSRAFGDKSLKVHLSSEPHVIVELIGDDAEFVILASDGLWKVMTNQEAVDAIRDVKDARSAAKILTEEALNRKSSDDISCVVVKFQ